One genomic window of Magnolia sinica isolate HGM2019 chromosome 3, MsV1, whole genome shotgun sequence includes the following:
- the LOC131241275 gene encoding uncharacterized protein LOC131241275 isoform X1 — protein sequence MASFRWVLQLHKDVPRAARFYSEGLDFSVNVCTLRWAELQSGPLKLALMQSSSDIVMQKGYSSLLSFTVTDINSTVTKLMELGAELDGSIKHEVHGKLAGCSHPLPRWAHVGSLRTCMKTPQDMHRDNWPALIKSIRTWVGTELSEFHCSWVGSILPHKGPHMRIPLIK from the exons ATGGCCTCTTTCAGATGGGTTCTTCAACTCCACAAAGATGTCCCGAGAGCCGCTCGTTTCTACTCGGAAGGCCTCGATTTCAGCGTCAACGTTTGTACCCTTAGGTGGGCTGAGCTTCAATCCGGTCCGTTGAAGCTGGCCCTTATGCAATCAAGCAG TGACATTGTCATGCAGAAAGGGTACTCTTCGCTCCTATCTTTCACAGTGACTGACATTAATAGCACTGTAACGAAGCTAATGGAGTTAGGTGCCGAGCTGGATGGTTCCATCAAACATGAAGTTCATGGAAAG CTTGCAGGTTGCAGCCATCCGTTGCCTCGATGGGCACATGTTGGGTCTCTACGAACCTGCATGAAAACACCCCAAGACATGCACAGAGACAATTGGCCGGCTTTAATTAAAAGCATCAGAACGTGGGTTGGAACAGAACTTTCAGAATTCCACTGCAGTTGGGTGGGTTCCATTCTCCCACACAAGGGGCCGCATATGAGAATTCCACTTATcaaatga
- the LOC131241275 gene encoding uncharacterized protein LOC131241275 isoform X2, producing MASFRWVLQLHKDVPRAARFYSEGLDFSVNVCTLRWAELQSGPLKLALMQSSSDIVMQKGYSSLLSFTVTDINSTVTKLMELGAELDGSIKHEVHGKVAAIRCLDGHMLGLYEPA from the exons ATGGCCTCTTTCAGATGGGTTCTTCAACTCCACAAAGATGTCCCGAGAGCCGCTCGTTTCTACTCGGAAGGCCTCGATTTCAGCGTCAACGTTTGTACCCTTAGGTGGGCTGAGCTTCAATCCGGTCCGTTGAAGCTGGCCCTTATGCAATCAAGCAG TGACATTGTCATGCAGAAAGGGTACTCTTCGCTCCTATCTTTCACAGTGACTGACATTAATAGCACTGTAACGAAGCTAATGGAGTTAGGTGCCGAGCTGGATGGTTCCATCAAACATGAAGTTCATGGAAAG GTTGCAGCCATCCGTTGCCTCGATGGGCACATGTTGGGTCTCTACGAACCTGCATGA